In a genomic window of Onychostoma macrolepis isolate SWU-2019 chromosome 08, ASM1243209v1, whole genome shotgun sequence:
- the tfe3a gene encoding transcription factor E3a isoform X1 has translation MSSLPSVKPEKGRPEVALHGQQAPHELPQTVYVILDSSAESVNLFSVEPLLPESGIVEDIEVEGVFSTDSDIFYELKSQPITPSGSVTSADPVTPVGSVMTSRVLMRQELMRQQAQDQERREAQKQASSAQQRPTDATPAISVASALPATPTQVPVEVLKVQTHLENPTKYHIQQAQRQQVKQYLSHTLGNKIANQTLATSPSPQPSSAPELAPAASSTPSSPLAVLSLGSNKEEIEDVIDDIISLESSLNDEFMTLIDSGLQLPNTLPVSGNLLDVYSSQGMAAPTITVSSSCPADLQNVKRELTGVYLHAETKAFMKERQKKDNHNLIERRRRFNINDRIKELGALIPKSSDPEMRWNKGTILKASVDYIRKLQKEQQRAKEMETRQRKLEHANRSLLLRIQELEMQARLHGISSSQISDSTPTQTQTLTLDHNPSNDLSKTLLSLNQTTASSFLSPPSSTSSVGGTVTSPLDLGTLSFAELDDPVASVFNPALMADMGLGDILMDDSGALSPVGGADPLLSSVSPGASKTSSRRSSFSMEEDL, from the exons TGTTGAACCCCTTCTTCCTGAGTCTGGGATTGTGGAAGACATCGAGGTAGAAGGCGTTTTTTCCACCGATTCTGACATTTTCTACGAGCTGAAGAGTCAACCCATCACCCCAAG TGGCTCTGTGACCTCTGCTGACCCCGTGACCCCAGTCGGCTCCGTGATGACGTCACGCGTGTTGATGAGGCAGGAGCTGATGCGACAGCAGGCTCAGGACCAGGAGAGACGGGAGGCCCAAAAACAGGCCTCCAGCGCTCAGCAGCGGCCCACTGACGCCACCCCTGCCATCTCTGTCGCATCCGCCCTGCCGGCCACCCCGACCCAGGTGCCCGTGGAAGTGCTGAAG GTTCAAACTCACTTGGAAAACCCGACAAAGTACCACATCCAGCAAGCTCAGAGGCAACAAGTGAAGCAATACCTCTCTCACACCCTTGGCAATAAAATAGCCAATCAGACTCTGGCAACATCGCCCTCGCCCCAGCCCTCCTCCGCCCCTGAGTTGGCCCCTGCTGCCAGTAGCACTCCTAGCAGCCCGCTGGCTGTGCTCAGCCTGGGATCAAACAAAGAAGAG ATCGAAGACGTCATCGATGACATCATCAGCCTGGAATCGAGTTTAAACGATGAATTTATGACACTGATCGACTCGGGATTGCAGCTTCCCAACACG CTGCCGGTCTCAGGAAACCTCCTGGATGTGTACAGCAGTCAGGGCATGGCGGCCCCCACCATCACCGTCAGCAGCTCCTGCCCTGCAGACCTGCAAAACGTCAAGAGAGAGCTGACCGGTGTGTATCTCC atGCCGAGACAAAAGCTTTTATGAAGGAGAGACAGAAAAAAGACAACCATAACTTGA ttgagaggagaagaaggttcaacatTAACGACCGCATTAAGGAACTTGGAGCTCTCATTCCAAAGTCCTCTGACCC CGAGATGCGCTGGAACAAGGGCACCATCCTAAAGGCATCAGTTGACTACATCCGTAAGCTACAGAAGGAGCAGCAGAGGGCCAAAGAGATGGAGACGAGACAGAGGAAACTTGAACACGCCAACCGCAGTCTGCTGCTGCGCATCCAG GAGCTGGAAATGCAAGCTCGTCTCCACGGCATCTCATCATCTCAGATCTCTGACTCCACACCGACCCAGACTCAGACTTTAACTCTGGATCACAACCCCAGCAACGATCTCTCCAAGACCCTTCTGTCCCTCAACCAGACCACGGCCTCTTCATTCTTATCTCCGCCTTCTTCCACCTCCTCAGTGGGCGGGACGGTCACCAGCCCTCTGGACCTCGGGACACTCAGCTTCGCCGAGCTGGACGACCCCGTGGCCTCCGTGTTCAATCCAGCCCTGATGGCGGATATGGGGTTAGGGGATATTTTGATGGATGACAGCGGCGCTCTGTCGCCCGTAGGGGGCGCCGATCCTCTGCTTTCCTCGGTTTCCCCGGGAGCGTCCAAAACGAGCAGTCGTAGAAGTAGCTTCAGCATGGAAGAAGACTTGTGA
- the tfe3a gene encoding transcription factor E3a isoform X2, with amino-acid sequence MSSLPSVKPEKGRPEVALHGQQAPHELPQTVYVILDSSAESVNLFSVEPLLPESGIVEDIEVEGVFSTDSDIFYELKSQPITPSGSVTSADPVTPVGSVMTSRVLMRQELMRQQAQDQERREAQKQASSAQQRPTDATPAISVASALPATPTQVPVEVLKVQTHLENPTKYHIQQAQRQQVKQYLSHTLGNKIANQTLATSPSPQPSSAPELAPAASSTPSSPLAVLSLGSNKEEIEDVIDDIISLESSLNDEFMTLIDSGLQLPNTLPVSGNLLDVYSSQGMAAPTITVSSSCPADLQNVKRELTDAETKAFMKERQKKDNHNLIERRRRFNINDRIKELGALIPKSSDPEMRWNKGTILKASVDYIRKLQKEQQRAKEMETRQRKLEHANRSLLLRIQELEMQARLHGISSSQISDSTPTQTQTLTLDHNPSNDLSKTLLSLNQTTASSFLSPPSSTSSVGGTVTSPLDLGTLSFAELDDPVASVFNPALMADMGLGDILMDDSGALSPVGGADPLLSSVSPGASKTSSRRSSFSMEEDL; translated from the exons TGTTGAACCCCTTCTTCCTGAGTCTGGGATTGTGGAAGACATCGAGGTAGAAGGCGTTTTTTCCACCGATTCTGACATTTTCTACGAGCTGAAGAGTCAACCCATCACCCCAAG TGGCTCTGTGACCTCTGCTGACCCCGTGACCCCAGTCGGCTCCGTGATGACGTCACGCGTGTTGATGAGGCAGGAGCTGATGCGACAGCAGGCTCAGGACCAGGAGAGACGGGAGGCCCAAAAACAGGCCTCCAGCGCTCAGCAGCGGCCCACTGACGCCACCCCTGCCATCTCTGTCGCATCCGCCCTGCCGGCCACCCCGACCCAGGTGCCCGTGGAAGTGCTGAAG GTTCAAACTCACTTGGAAAACCCGACAAAGTACCACATCCAGCAAGCTCAGAGGCAACAAGTGAAGCAATACCTCTCTCACACCCTTGGCAATAAAATAGCCAATCAGACTCTGGCAACATCGCCCTCGCCCCAGCCCTCCTCCGCCCCTGAGTTGGCCCCTGCTGCCAGTAGCACTCCTAGCAGCCCGCTGGCTGTGCTCAGCCTGGGATCAAACAAAGAAGAG ATCGAAGACGTCATCGATGACATCATCAGCCTGGAATCGAGTTTAAACGATGAATTTATGACACTGATCGACTCGGGATTGCAGCTTCCCAACACG CTGCCGGTCTCAGGAAACCTCCTGGATGTGTACAGCAGTCAGGGCATGGCGGCCCCCACCATCACCGTCAGCAGCTCCTGCCCTGCAGACCTGCAAAACGTCAAGAGAGAGCTGACCG atGCCGAGACAAAAGCTTTTATGAAGGAGAGACAGAAAAAAGACAACCATAACTTGA ttgagaggagaagaaggttcaacatTAACGACCGCATTAAGGAACTTGGAGCTCTCATTCCAAAGTCCTCTGACCC CGAGATGCGCTGGAACAAGGGCACCATCCTAAAGGCATCAGTTGACTACATCCGTAAGCTACAGAAGGAGCAGCAGAGGGCCAAAGAGATGGAGACGAGACAGAGGAAACTTGAACACGCCAACCGCAGTCTGCTGCTGCGCATCCAG GAGCTGGAAATGCAAGCTCGTCTCCACGGCATCTCATCATCTCAGATCTCTGACTCCACACCGACCCAGACTCAGACTTTAACTCTGGATCACAACCCCAGCAACGATCTCTCCAAGACCCTTCTGTCCCTCAACCAGACCACGGCCTCTTCATTCTTATCTCCGCCTTCTTCCACCTCCTCAGTGGGCGGGACGGTCACCAGCCCTCTGGACCTCGGGACACTCAGCTTCGCCGAGCTGGACGACCCCGTGGCCTCCGTGTTCAATCCAGCCCTGATGGCGGATATGGGGTTAGGGGATATTTTGATGGATGACAGCGGCGCTCTGTCGCCCGTAGGGGGCGCCGATCCTCTGCTTTCCTCGGTTTCCCCGGGAGCGTCCAAAACGAGCAGTCGTAGAAGTAGCTTCAGCATGGAAGAAGACTTGTGA
- the tfe3a gene encoding transcription factor E3a isoform X3 has translation MTSRVLMRQELMRQQAQDQERREAQKQASSAQQRPTDATPAISVASALPATPTQVPVEVLKVQTHLENPTKYHIQQAQRQQVKQYLSHTLGNKIANQTLATSPSPQPSSAPELAPAASSTPSSPLAVLSLGSNKEEIEDVIDDIISLESSLNDEFMTLIDSGLQLPNTLPVSGNLLDVYSSQGMAAPTITVSSSCPADLQNVKRELTGVYLHAETKAFMKERQKKDNHNLIERRRRFNINDRIKELGALIPKSSDPEMRWNKGTILKASVDYIRKLQKEQQRAKEMETRQRKLEHANRSLLLRIQELEMQARLHGISSSQISDSTPTQTQTLTLDHNPSNDLSKTLLSLNQTTASSFLSPPSSTSSVGGTVTSPLDLGTLSFAELDDPVASVFNPALMADMGLGDILMDDSGALSPVGGADPLLSSVSPGASKTSSRRSSFSMEEDL, from the exons ATGACGTCACGCGTGTTGATGAGGCAGGAGCTGATGCGACAGCAGGCTCAGGACCAGGAGAGACGGGAGGCCCAAAAACAGGCCTCCAGCGCTCAGCAGCGGCCCACTGACGCCACCCCTGCCATCTCTGTCGCATCCGCCCTGCCGGCCACCCCGACCCAGGTGCCCGTGGAAGTGCTGAAG GTTCAAACTCACTTGGAAAACCCGACAAAGTACCACATCCAGCAAGCTCAGAGGCAACAAGTGAAGCAATACCTCTCTCACACCCTTGGCAATAAAATAGCCAATCAGACTCTGGCAACATCGCCCTCGCCCCAGCCCTCCTCCGCCCCTGAGTTGGCCCCTGCTGCCAGTAGCACTCCTAGCAGCCCGCTGGCTGTGCTCAGCCTGGGATCAAACAAAGAAGAG ATCGAAGACGTCATCGATGACATCATCAGCCTGGAATCGAGTTTAAACGATGAATTTATGACACTGATCGACTCGGGATTGCAGCTTCCCAACACG CTGCCGGTCTCAGGAAACCTCCTGGATGTGTACAGCAGTCAGGGCATGGCGGCCCCCACCATCACCGTCAGCAGCTCCTGCCCTGCAGACCTGCAAAACGTCAAGAGAGAGCTGACCGGTGTGTATCTCC atGCCGAGACAAAAGCTTTTATGAAGGAGAGACAGAAAAAAGACAACCATAACTTGA ttgagaggagaagaaggttcaacatTAACGACCGCATTAAGGAACTTGGAGCTCTCATTCCAAAGTCCTCTGACCC CGAGATGCGCTGGAACAAGGGCACCATCCTAAAGGCATCAGTTGACTACATCCGTAAGCTACAGAAGGAGCAGCAGAGGGCCAAAGAGATGGAGACGAGACAGAGGAAACTTGAACACGCCAACCGCAGTCTGCTGCTGCGCATCCAG GAGCTGGAAATGCAAGCTCGTCTCCACGGCATCTCATCATCTCAGATCTCTGACTCCACACCGACCCAGACTCAGACTTTAACTCTGGATCACAACCCCAGCAACGATCTCTCCAAGACCCTTCTGTCCCTCAACCAGACCACGGCCTCTTCATTCTTATCTCCGCCTTCTTCCACCTCCTCAGTGGGCGGGACGGTCACCAGCCCTCTGGACCTCGGGACACTCAGCTTCGCCGAGCTGGACGACCCCGTGGCCTCCGTGTTCAATCCAGCCCTGATGGCGGATATGGGGTTAGGGGATATTTTGATGGATGACAGCGGCGCTCTGTCGCCCGTAGGGGGCGCCGATCCTCTGCTTTCCTCGGTTTCCCCGGGAGCGTCCAAAACGAGCAGTCGTAGAAGTAGCTTCAGCATGGAAGAAGACTTGTGA